GTCAAAAATGTGCAGTAAATGTGGATACATTTATAAAGAGCTGAAATTAAGAGATAGAGTATGGAAATGTCCTGAATGTGGAGAAGTTCATGACAGGGACGAGAACGCAGGAAAGAACTTAAGAGACTATGGATATAGATGTATAAGAAGTAGTAGGGTGGGGACCACCCGAATTTACGCCTGTGGAGATTGGACCTCTACTGCCATGGATAAAACCATGGTGGCAAGTCTGGCCGATGAATCAGGAAGCCTACACCTGTTCAAGGTGGATGGTAGTTCACATCCATATAAAAGGGTTTTGAAGGAGGAGGAGTTAATAAACCTTATTAAGGATGTAGATGGGATAATAGTAGGAATAGATCCCATAACAGAGAAGGTTTTGGAGAAGGCGGAAAGACTAAAGGTTATATCTAAGTATGGAGTTGGAGTTGATAACATAGATCTTGAAACTGCCAAAAAGATGGGAATTATAGTTACAAATACACCAGGTGCAAATAGTAATGCTGTTGCAGAGCTCACATTAGGACTCATTTTTTGTGTACTTAGAAATATTCATGTATCCGATAGGAAGGCAAGGGAAGGTTTTTGGGGAAGGTTTGTGGGATATGAGCTTTATGGAAAAACTCTGGGAATTATAGGAACGGGAAGTATAGGGAAGAGATTAGTAAGTCTTTTAAAGGGGTTCAATTTGAATATTCTTTGTTATGATATTTATCCAGATTACTCATGGGCAGAAAGGGAAAATGTGAAATATGTAAGTATGGAGGAGCTTTTGAAAGGCTCTGATATTATTTCTATTCATGTACCATTAACAAAGGATACCCACCATTTAATATCTAAGAAGGAAATTAGTCTTATGAAGAATTCTGCCATAATAATTAATACCTCAAGAGGTGGAATTATTGATGAGAATGCTCTTTATGAGGCTTTAAGAGATAAAAGGATTTTGGGAGCAGGGCTTGATGTTTTTGAAAAAGAGCCTCCTGAAAACTCTCCTCTTCTTTCTTTGGATAATGTTGTTGTTACCACCCATATAGGGGCTCATACAAAGGAGGCAATAGAGAATATGGCAAGTATAGCTACTGAAAATCTAATTTTAGCTTTAAAAAGGGAAAAGCCTAAATTTATTGTTTTAGAGAGCATTGAAAAGGATGGTAGAATAGAAATTAAAAAATTTTTTGAAGACCTGGCGCCTAATCATGGATATATCAAAAGAAAAGGAGAGAATAGTTAATTTTTTAAGGGAAAAGTTGAAAGAGGAAGGAAAAGAGGGGTATGTTGTAGGAGTAAGCGGGGGAATTGATTCCTGTGTTGTATCTTATCTTCTTCGGGAGGCTGTAGGAAAAGAGAGAGTTTTTGCCCTTATAATGCCTGAGATGGATTCTGAGCCATCTTCTAAAAAGGATGCATTACTTGTTGTAGAAACCCTTGGAATTCCTTATAAAATTATCTCTCTAACAAAGGCTTTATGGGTATTAGGAGTATATAAAACTATACCTTTGTGGCTTCTTTTGTTTAGACCTTTAAAGAGGAGAGCAGTTAGATATTTATATAGAGAATATAGTAAAATTTTAGGAAAACCCATATTTTTTGCTTTAAAGGAGAAAATAAATATAAAATTAAACTGGTTTTAT
This region of Dictyoglomus sp. NZ13-RE01 genomic DNA includes:
- a CDS encoding hydroxyacid dehydrogenase produces the protein MDKTMVASLADESGSLHLFKVDGSSHPYKRVLKEEELINLIKDVDGIIVGIDPITEKVLEKAERLKVISKYGVGVDNIDLETAKKMGIIVTNTPGANSNAVAELTLGLIFCVLRNIHVSDRKAREGFWGRFVGYELYGKTLGIIGTGSIGKRLVSLLKGFNLNILCYDIYPDYSWAERENVKYVSMEELLKGSDIISIHVPLTKDTHHLISKKEISLMKNSAIIINTSRGGIIDENALYEALRDKRILGAGLDVFEKEPPENSPLLSLDNVVVTTHIGAHTKEAIENMASIATENLILALKREKPKFIVLESIEKDGRIEIKKFFEDLAPNHGYIKRKGENS